In Astyanax mexicanus isolate ESR-SI-001 chromosome 7, AstMex3_surface, whole genome shotgun sequence, the genomic stretch TCTTCTTTTAGCTTCTTCtatttttcttacatttaatGTTATTATACGCTAATGTTTCCATTTTGCAGGTTGTTTTTATCTGCTTTAATCTTGTTTTGTCCTCCTGTTTATTCTTGTGAGCTTTCAGCAAAGAAAGGCACTGtatgaataaaatatcattattaatattataaaggaACAAATCAAGTTTAATTTTAAGGTTTACATTTTAAGGATGGAAAGTGGATGTGTAAAAATTTAGGCCAAATTatgacttaaataaataaagcagtaaTGCTTAATATGGaagctttaatattttattattactgtattcaGTCCCTCAACCCCCTCTGACTCACACACAGGGAGCTCGTGACAACAGGAAGTGATGCTTTTGATGGACATTCTGTACTCACACCTGTATTCCGTAAGCCACGCCCACGTTTTATCCGATTGGTTAGCAGAAGCATCCGTCCTGCTTATGGGGAGGAAACTGAGGAAACCAAAGCAAGTAACCAATCCCAGAGCAGAACATGCTCTACTACAACCTACCAGCCAATGCGATTACAGGAGGCGGGAGAACGCGTTGGCCAATCACAAGCCAGGAGGGCGGGGCCTGCCGGAATATAGGTGGGAGTAGTAAATCCATGGCGATGATTCTGGCGATGAACAATGTGTCACCTGCTCTCGAGCTCTAGCTGAAGATGctcctgaagctgctgctgcggACACTGCGAGGATCTTCTGCCTATAAATAAATGATCGGATCGATTAATCGACATGAATCCGTCCCGCAGAACCGAGAGCGACTGGCAGGGCCTGGTCAACGAGGTGAGTCGAACCGAACCGGCGCGTTCTGGCCAGATAAGCTTCTGGACTGGCTTACTACTGATCCACCTGCTCCCACCAGCAGGGagattatctatatatatatatatatatatatatttatctatatctgtcaacatatatatatagatatgtatctCTCTAAATGACAGTCTGATCAATAAATACATATCgataaatacatgtaaatatgATCAGATTAGATATTTACAGGGTTATAGAACCTAAGCTAAAACCTAGAACCCAGTCCTCACTAGTTCTTTAACCAGCATCTGCATCCTAAATTGTGACTGATGAAGGTGGGAATGTTCTCATGTATATTGCACTATATATTCTGTGTTAAATCATAAGATTATACACATCTCTGCATCACTTGTGGGTTGAGAATAGCTGAGGAATCCCCCCATTCTAAAGATATCAAGGTTAGGAAGCCCCATCCTAATGATTTGGCTATTATACGATTATTGATAATTAAATGAAATTGGTTCCACGAATTAcaattaatacaatataattctgattaAAAAAGACCAAAAATTCCAACTCTGGTCATACATTATCTGATGACAAATAAGGGCTGTGGAAGAATGAGTGTAATACAGTGTTAAATCAGAGGATTATAGAGATATCTCCATTAGTGGTGGGTTAAGAATAGCTTCTAGTAGTAGTAATACAGTAGTAGTAATATTGTactgtagcagtagtagtagatcATAGCCCATTTCCTATCACAATAATGATTAATATCTTTATATTGAATGTTGCATGAAAACTcgaaaaaatatttatatgagCAAAATTAGCATGTAAGTTTTGGTCTACTGATCATTTCATAATTCTTCTGATTTAAAGTTATTGGGGGTTAttgaaaatactgaaataaagaataTAGTAGGCATGCACCGATGTTGGATTTCTTGGCCGATGCCGATAtccaatatgtatatatgtatctgCCGATATCGGTGCCGATATTAGGGCTGgccaatattgtaaaaaaacatcaaaatattacatttatgagTGATTCTcgattactcaaataatttttcCTGTGTTCAGTTCCTGGAGTGTTTACTCCCTGTGTTCATTTCGTGGTGTGTTTATTCCCTGTTTTCAGTTCCTAGTGTGTTTTCTCTATGTGTTCAGATCCTGGTGTGTTTGCTCCATGTGTTTAGTTCTTAGTGTGATTCCTCCCTGTGTTCAGTTCCTGAAGTGTTTTCATCCTGCAGTTCCTGGCTGTGTTTTCTTCCTGTGTTTAGTTCCTGGCTGTGTTTCCTCACTGTGTTTAGTTCCTGAAGTGTTTTTTTCCTGTGTTCAGGTCCTGGCTGTGCTTTCTTCCTGCGTTCAGTTCCTGGCTTTGTTTCCTCCCTGTGTTCAGTTCTTGGCTGTGTTTCCTTCCTGTGTTCAGTTCCTGGTGTGTTTCCTCTCTGTTTTTAGTTCCTGGTGTGTTTTCTTCCTGTGTTTAGTTCCTGGCTGTGTTTCCTCACTGTGTTTAGTTCCTGAAGTGTTTTTTTCCTGTGTTCAGGTACTGGCTGTGCTTTCTTCCTGTGTTCAGTTCCTGGCTTTGTTTCCTCCCTGTGTTCAGTTCTTGGCTGTGTTTCCTTCCTGTGTTCAGTTACTAGTGAGTTTCCTCCCTGTGTTCAGTTCCTGGATGTGTTTTCTTCATGTGTTCAGTTGCTGGTGTGTTTTCTCCCTGTGTTTAGTTCCTGGTGTGTTTTCTCCCTGTGTTTAGTTCCTGGCTGTGTTTTCTCCCTGTGTTCAGTTCCTGGCTGTGTTTTCTCCCTGTGTTCAATTCCTGGCTGTGTTTTCTTTATGTGTTCAGTTGCTGGTGTGTTTGCTCCCTGTGTTTAGTTCCTAGTGTGTTTCCTCCCTGTGTTCATTTCCTGAAGTGTTTTCTTCGTGTATTCATTTCCTGAAGTGTTTTCTTCCTGTGTTCAGTTCCTGGCTGTGTTTCCTTCCTGTGTTCAGTTCCTGGTGTGTTTCCTCTCTGTTTTTAGTTCCTGGTgtgttttcttcctctgtttaGTTCCTGGCTGTTTTTTATTCCTGTGTTCAGTTACTAGTGAGTTTCCTCCCTGTGTTCAGTTCCTGGATGTGTTTTCTTCATGTGTTCAGTTGCTGGTGTGTTTTCTCCCTGTGTTTAGTTCCTGGTGTGTTTTCTCCCTGTGTTTAGTTCCTGGCTGTGTTTTCTCCCTGTGTTCAGTTCCTGGCTGTGTTTTCTCCCTGTGTTCAATTCCTGGCTGTGTTTTCTTTATGTGTTCAGTTGCTGGTGTGTTTGCTCCCTGTGTTTAGTTCCTAGTGTGTTTCCTCCCTGTGTTCATTTCCTGAAGTGTTTTCTTTGTGTATTAATTTCCTGAAGTGTTTTCTTCCTGTGTTCAGTTCCTGGCTGTGTTTCCTCCTTGTGTTCAGTTCCTGGTGTGTTTCCTCCCTGTATTTATTTCATGGTGTGCTTTCTTCCTATGTTCAGTTCCTGGAGTGTTTCCTTcctatatttattttatggtgTGTTTTCTTCCTGTGTTCAGTTCCTGGTGTGTAAGAGGAAGCTGGAGAGTAAGAAGGAAGCGCTGCTGATTCTGTCTAAAGAGCTGGACACTTGCCAGCAGGAACGTGACCAGTTTAAACTGATGGCCAATCAGCTGCGAGAACGTCATCAGGGCCTGAAGAAGAAATACAGAGAACTCATAGtgagtatatttttttatattgttatatataattttagattttacatatatttttcatatacatTATTATGTATTACAATACAGTATAGTGCAATATACTGCAATGCTGTTATCAAAGCAGtatattgcatttttaaatacattttttaaaatagtttcatgacaaaaacacaaaacacactacCATATGCATAACATCTAAATTAGGCAAGGCatgtgaaaatacaaaaaaaatacaaatacaaaggtgtaaaaataaaataaatgcaaaagaaaaaacatagtTATAGTAATATAGTAACCAATAATTAAAAAGAATAGTTTATTAGAAAAACAGTGGTATCTGAAGCCAAAGCACAACATTGCTATCTAGTGGTCAGATTTTAAACTACGGTATTACTATTCCctttttttcaatatatatatatatactctatataaaattgtatttctgtatatgtttttatattattttatataatattatattatattcttatatgattatatatattttggatacTTTTATCTATGatccctgtccaatgaaaaacaagtatcttcagaTTAGGCCtgacacaataattacattattgagtTATCGTACAAATAAATGGACATgatctcaataatatttgataatcgtgatatcatctattgtgtttatttaaatgtttgttcacatacataACAGAGAGCAGTATTTGAGGCAGTCATGCCAAATGATCAATGCTTCAATAACAGCAAATCTATATGCACAGTGTGAACTACAGAAGGTAAAGAAAAGAGTATGCATTTTACAAACTATAACTGTTTAAaatttgttgtatttaaaagggtataattgctttgttatgttgTACTATAATCATTAATTCAGTGAAGTTAAATGGTCTTGaaataataatattgcaatagTTTTATTACAATAGTTTCTGGAatgatatattgtccacaaaaaatgctatggtgacaggcctacttcagttttgtttttaatttttagtttactacacagttTGTATTTTATGTCAGTGGACAGAGAGTACTACCCAACAACACGGatttcatttgatttgatttctgtcattgttctattatttttttcagtttaggtCTATTTGATTCCtttatgtttgtttataaaattatttataagcatttatttataaGCATATTTCAAAAAATAAATGCTCATTCATATAGAGCTGCATTGAATTGGCTCTATTCAAAGGTGTGAGTTCATTTCCACATGAATTAAACACTTTCTATACAGACAGTTCTGTCTCTTAGGAACCGTCCCTTTGACGTAAAGCATTTTATTCATCAGGGGATGATACACATATTCAGATCTGGTATATTCAATACAGCACTAACGAGTGTTTACTAAAATACTGTGCTAAATTAAAAGCACCTCATAAAAGTAAtgcactgattcactgattcactgatacttTGATTCTCTGAttcactgattcttttatttccaGGATGGTGACCCGACTCTGCCTCCAGAAAAAAGGAATCAGGTTGGTATTGCACTGCTGTGTTTAATGAACATTCAAATGAAAGCTCAGGTTTTCCATTTATGTCTTTTCAGTCCGTCTCTAAATCAGTAACAGAGTTGACTCTGTGTTCTGAACAGGTGAATCTGGCCCAGCTGCTGAGAGATGCTCAGGAGAAGAACAGGAAGCTGGGGGACGAGGTGAAGGAGCTGAATCAGAGACTGGCGGAGGTCCATGGGGACAACAAGGTATTCAATTAATATACAGTATCCATCAAAAGAGAGTACACACCTCATATTCTCGAGacattttattatatgtatttatatactgATATACAGGCTGTTTACTGAAgtcccataaaaatatatatatatttccagaaATGTGAGAGGTGTACTGACTTTTGGTGGATTGTATGTATACATTAAATTACACACTTTCATATAAAGCAAATGTAGCCTGGTTAGCAGTGTGTCTGTAGCTTGGTTTGCCTGTAGCATGGTGTGGCTGTAGTCTGGTGTGTCTATAGCCTGATGTGTCTATAGCCTGATGTGTCTGTAGCCTGGTGTGTCTGTAGCCTGGTTAGCAGTGTGTCTGTAGTCTGGTGTGTCTGTAGTCTGGTGTGTCTGTAGCCTGGTGTGTCTGTAGCCTGGTGTGTCTGTAGCCTGGTGTGTCTGTTCTGTAGCTTGGTTTGTCTGCAGCCTGGTTAGCAGTGTGTCTGTAGACTGGTGTTTCTGTAGCTTGGTTAGCAGTGTGCCTGTATCCTGATGTGCCTGTAGCCTGGTGTGTCTGTAGCCTGGTGTGTCTGTAGCCTGGTGTGTCTGTAGCCTGGTGTGTCTGTAGCCTGGTGTGTCTGTAGCCTTGGTAGCTGTTTATCTGTAGCCTGGTTAGCAGTTTGTCTGTAGCCTGGATAATAGTGTGTCTGTAGTCTGGTGTGTCTGTTCTGTAGCTTGGTTTGTCTGCAGTCTGGTTAGCAGTGTGTCTGTAGCCTGGTGTGTCTGTAGTCTGGTGTGTCTGTAGCCTTGGTAGCTGTTTATCTGTAGCCTGGTTAGCAGTTTGTCTGTAGCCTGGTTAATAGTGTGTCTGTAGTCTGGTGTGTCTGTTCTGTAGCTTGGTTTGTCTGTAGCCTGTTTAGCAGTGTGTCTGTACTCTAGTGTGTCTGTAGCCTGGTTAGCAGTGTGTCTGTAGTCTAGTGTGTCTGTAGCCTGGTTAGCAGTGTGTCTGTAGTCTAGTGTGTAGCTAAATGTGTGGTGACAGTGAGGATTACTGACCTTTTAATCTGCTTTAAAACGCCCTAAATCCACCAGAATGTAATGGCGTGTCCTGATCTCACCCCTACAGCTGCTGAGGATGACCATCGCCAAACAGCGTCTCGGTGATGAAGAGGTCGGGGTCCGACACTTTCCAGCTCACGAGAGGGAGGACCTCGTCCAGCAGCTGGAGAGAGCCAGAGAACAGGTGGGTCAGATCCCTTACAGAAATTATCCAAAATCTGTacagtggagacagttactccaacaaaaagcagcataaaccctttttaatactcttaattTCAGAGAAAACAGTGAgcgagcaggtgtcccaatacttttgcccatatagtgtACAGTATAAATCACAGGTACTGAGTTGAGACTGTGAACTGTGTTGTAGAACGAGGAGCTGGAGCACAGTCTGAAGGCGGTGACGGATGAGCTGCAGGACGTCCGGGCGGAGAGGAAGGTCTACCAGGAGAAAGCTCAGCGCCTCAACCTCGAAATCAACCACATCCTCGGCTGCCATGACAACCGCATCCTGGATGTGGACGCTCTGTGTATGGAGAACAGGTGAGTGATGCAGATATGCAAAAACTATGCTTAATTCTTATTTACTCaacaatatagtgtataagttaCCAGTCaaattttaagacactttttatttCTCAtccagtgtgttttctttatttttacgatttgttttacattgaaaattttatattgaagactatattaaagctctacaggaacacatgcagaattatttttaataataaaccagaatctgttttctactttagattcttctaagtatcagatgtatctttgagttcagatctgcagactcttggtgagattttaatctcagtatcttcatgagggagagtcacctggaatagttttctcagcgtcttgaagagttttttggaggtgctgaacaatagctgctgctttttcttcacgctttgaagctccagctcatccccagcttgttttttaattgtttttatgtattttaatattaatttacaatgtagaaaaaagttaaataaagacAGAAGAAAGTGTTCAAACCTTTGACtgtgagagattctgtcaacaaaAAATTGTACTTTTATCAAGTTTTAACAATGAGTTTGTCAATTACAAATTGTGCTTTCCTTAGGTTTTAAACTGTCTCACTCCCTAACCCCCATATTCCCCTATATACTCCTTACCTTTTGTccctcacccttatctctcacatatctctcctttgtttaacataagttgatagagacacccccaatgatgacaccccccacacactcctccataaacccttaccctttctcccctgctgtgttcaaagcagtttctacTGTATGTAAAGTCTTAGTCTTAGTTAGTAAGACAGTTAGTCAGACAGTAACAGTCAGACAGACAAGTCAGATGGACTAGCCAGACATACACAGAGGGAGCAAcaaccaactaagctgtgcccgtgtagattttctgtctgcacgagaataaactcaagtcatttCTGAAGCCGTCTCcagactcctgattcctgaaggcCGAGTTTCTAacaactggtactgtatattgaggGTAACCCTAATTTTCCATGCAGCTAAGAATTTATAGCTTAAaggaaatgaaagaaataaaggtGAAAGCGCTTAAAaatatgtaagaaaaaaaaaaaaaaaagtaaaatcagaaaaTGAGAGTGGCAACAGAAAACCAGTTAAAATTCAGTTAAGGTGGATATAACTTAAAATAAACCAAAGGCAATAAAATTTAAACATAAAAGCATTTGTGAAGAAGCTTAAGGcagttaaataaaattataataaacagtgaataaataagtaataatgatagaagtagtaaaataataaaaacttaaatcttaaaactaaatcaaatgtttttattttaattgtttaaatgtttaatgcacatattatttttgttgttttgtttttttagatatCTCCATGAACGCTTCGTGCAGCTTCAGGAAGAAGTGAATCTTCTCAAAACTAATTTAATGAAGTATAAGGTGAGTGTTAAGAGGCTTAAATCAAATATAAATCAACACATAAACATGTACACAGCTCTGTCCATGTCCTTAATTTAGTATTAAACCCGTGAGTTTTCTGTTTTTACTGACTCTGCAGAGATCGATGTGAGACAGAATGCAGCTGTTATTTCTGAACAGCATTCCGCTGACTGTCTGATTGTTTATTTAGCGTTAGCTGTATAAATATCTACACGCACTAATGGACATCATAAATCAGGGCTATAGGCTGCAGCGACTGTGTGCTGATCAGATAATGCAGGTTATTAGTAACAGAGCAGATTTATAATGCATGTTCTCCGTCTGTTCCTCTGCAGAGTGCGCTGGAGAGTAAGAAGAACTGTAAAGTTTATGGTAAAGCTAACAGCAGCGCGCTAACGGGAGTGCTCTCCGCCAAACAAGGTCAAATATCATATACTGTACTTCATTACTGAGACAAACAGGAACTCAGGAACATCTGTGTTGaaatttaaacattatatttctgttttaaaaatgCAGTTCAAGAGCTCCTGCTGTCTGAGGAGAACGGCTGCAGCCTCCCGGTCACTCCACAGTCCATCACTGACCTGAAGTCTCTGGCCACAGCCCTGCTGGAGACCATCCACGAGAAGAACATGGTCATTCAGCACCAGCGGCAGACCAACAAGTGAGTCCCTGACCTCACCACCGTACGAGCTAAAGTGGAGAGAGATGAACAATACATTATTAAAGAGATATTACTCATTACTTACAATATCAGGTGATGTTAAAAACAGCTTACCATACTGAAAATATGCTATATGCACAAAAGTCTTTTTTGGGACACcccattcattcattgtttcttttgaaatcaagggtataAAATAAGTTTATCTTGATTTACATTCATATTTCAAGCAAAGACAGTCATTGcacatgtgtgttttaaaaaggtGAGTCAGTAAACAAGTGAAATTGCCTCCACTAAGCAGTAGAGCAAAAAAACTGGGGTGTGTTTCCCAATAACAAATGATCATAGAGATTTACAGACGACTTTAAGAACGGCGCGTGTggtatataggtttatgtttgagtaaaatgaacattgttgttttattctataaactactgactacatttctcccaaattccaaataaaaatattttcatttagagcatttatttacagaaaataaaaaaatggtcaaattaacgaaAAAAAAGTTGCAGTGTTTGTTtccaacctcaaataatgcaaaaaaacaagttatatattacataattatttacctatctaaggaagagttcagCATCAATAATTGgcagaataacccagatttttaatcacagctttaatttgtctcggcatgctctccaccagtcttacacactgcttttgggtgaccttatgccactcctggtgcaaaaattcaaaaagttcagctttgtttaatgGCTTATGAAGGTTTTTGGGAAATGATAATTTTAAGAATGTTCTTAAGTGCAGGGTGTTTCTAAGCTTTAAGaacgttttgggaaacgcaccccagatcTGTTAATTGTGTATTCCTGGTTTGTTGGAACAGGATTCTGGGTAATAGAGTAGCGGAGCTGGAGGGGAAGCTGAAAGCTCTGGAAGGTTCTGGGCTGTGGAGTCTGCCAGGTAAatacctcaccaccaccaccagcactgaACGTCTCCTGCTTCAGTGGCTCTTTATGCTTCTTATGCACTGCACTTTTACACCTTAGCTCTCCTGTGATACACTTGCCTCACACTTCCTTCCTTGCACGTCTCTGCCTCGCACGTCCCTGCCTCGCACGTCCCTGCCTCGCACGTCCCTGCCTCGCACGTCCCTGCCTCGCACGTCCCTGCCTCGCATGCCTCTTCCTCACACGTCCCTGCCTTGCACACCTCTGCCTCACACGTCCCTGCCTCGCACTCCTCTGCCTCACACGTCCCTCCCTCGCACGCCTCTGCCTCAAACGTCCCTGTCT encodes the following:
- the ccdc149b gene encoding coiled-coil domain-containing protein 149-B isoform X1 — translated: MNPSRRTESDWQGLVNEFLVCKRKLESKKEALLILSKELDTCQQERDQFKLMANQLRERHQGLKKKYRELIDGDPTLPPEKRNQVNLAQLLRDAQEKNRKLGDEVKELNQRLAEVHGDNKLLRMTIAKQRLGDEEVGVRHFPAHEREDLVQQLERAREQNEELEHSLKAVTDELQDVRAERKVYQEKAQRLNLEINHILGCHDNRILDVDALCMENRYLHERFVQLQEEVNLLKTNLMKYKSALESKKNCKVYGKANSSALTGVLSAKQVQELLLSEENGCSLPVTPQSITDLKSLATALLETIHEKNMVIQHQRQTNKILGNRVAELEGKLKALEGSGLWSLPGITYNVSVGLGRGRDVIILSEQQQIQPSIEHPVPLRQASVGDEEIVTGEEVTEDTALSAEPGHPDPTEAFLQHQHHGTTYSSTTEPAAPSFPTQTTPPSTGTGTSSDPSSQHNYPTCSELDETTADPVDIRVPDQYQPQTLDLEHLDDQDDLNDLDPANSENQNSEPSQAAVESPAEAAEPDSAEVLCSDPDPDPDIQGQTESPVKVSEEPDCEDYTVLSEPSAEQRAESPAEQETDQNLQLPEPQAAEQA
- the ccdc149b gene encoding coiled-coil domain-containing protein 149-B isoform X2 — protein: MNPSRRTESDWQGLVNEFLVCKRKLESKKEALLILSKELDTCQQERDQFKLMANQLRERHQGLKKKYRELIDGDPTLPPEKRNQVNLAQLLRDAQEKNRKLGDEVKELNQRLAEVHGDNKLLRMTIAKQRLGDEEVGVRHFPAHEREDLVQQLERAREQNEELEHSLKAVTDELQDVRAERKVYQEKAQRLNLEINHILGCHDNRILDVDALCMENRYLHERFVQLQEEVNLLKTNLMKYKSALESKKNCKVYGKANSSALTGVLSAKQVQELLLSEENGCSLPVTPQSITDLKSLATALLETIHEKNMVIQHQRQTNKILGNRVAELEGKLKALEGSGLWSLPGGRDVIILSEQQQIQPSIEHPVPLRQASVGDEEIVTGEEVTEDTALSAEPGHPDPTEAFLQHQHHGTTYSSTTEPAAPSFPTQTTPPSTGTGTSSDPSSQHNYPTCSELDETTADPVDIRVPDQYQPQTLDLEHLDDQDDLNDLDPANSENQNSEPSQAAVESPAEAAEPDSAEVLCSDPDPDPDIQGQTESPVKVSEEPDCEDYTVLSEPSAEQRAESPAEQETDQNLQLPEPQAAEQA